The genomic region TCACTTcaccttttctcttttcatcctctttGGGCATCTCCTGCCCTTTAAGCCATTTGTGTCCTGAGGCCAGTAACTGCCAAGGGAGCTgtgaggggtggggcagggctgtGGCCAACTATAGTGGACACTTCCCAGAACTAGCTCTGCTGGCCAAGGTGGGAGGAGTTTTCCAGCACAGAAGGGGAGCCCAAGTCCTAAGTCCCTACCACCCCCATGCCCTCTCTGATCTACATCTTCCTGACTGTTCCCTTTCTTCCTCATCCTCCCCTCAACCAAGACTTACCAGCCAATGGCTTCAGCAGTGGAAACCAGCCAGTGAAGAAGAGTTTCTTGGTGTATCGTAATGACTGCAGCCTTCCCCGGAGCAGCTCAGACTCTGAGtccagcagcagtagcagcagcagcgcAGCCTCAGACCGGACCAGGTACCATCTCTCCAGATCAAGGCTAGGCTCCAGGGATGTCCTTCCAGGACTCATGGGCCTTTCTGGATTTCCTTATTGGAAACAGGTGGCAGCCATATCAGCCTAGATTAAGATTGCTCAAATCCAAGGTTCTCTGCAAAATAAAAGGGATAGATCAGGGTGTCACCATAATGGAACTGAGGGAACCATCCAGGGTTGAGCTGCCAGTTTAGAACAGAAGGTGTAAAGTGGCCTGTGGTCTGGATTTGGCCTGCAGACATTTTGTTTGGCTAGcatggtgtttttaaaaaaatgaacccagAAATGTCAAGAAAAATTCCCAGTTTCTGATTCTCTTTAAAAAGCAGAAGGTCTGGCAAATTGGGCCAGTGTTGCCAAGTGGCACCATGATAACAGGATGGAACTGGGTACAGGCCGCTACTTCAGGTAGAGCATGCACATGTCCCTACCATTGTTACACACAATCCACTTCCATCAGTCATATCATCAGCTGGCCCCTGAAGGCATTTGAGTTTGAAACTTACGTAACCCTGCTTTCCAAATGTCTAGGACCCTGGGGGCTTAAAGAGGAGACACCCACCATGCCATTCCtcacccctccccttcccttgagCTGagcctctggtgttttgcttacaGCACAACGCCCTCAAAACAAGGTCGGGGCAAGCCCTCCTTCTCTCGGGGCACATTCCCTGAGGACAGCAGTGAGGATACCTCAGGCACTGAGAACGAGGCCTACTCCGTGGGTACTGGCCGCGGCGTGGGCCACAGCAGTAAGTATCCTCACCCAAGGCCAGGGATCCCCAGGACCCAGCATCAGGGCCTCACCAGCCCTCCAGCTGCTGATCCATCCCCTCTCTCCCATTCCTGTGAAGTGGTGAGGAAGAGTCTGGGTCGGGGAACTGGCTGGCTGTCGGAGGATGAGGACTCCCCCCTGGATGCTCTCGACCTTGTATGGGCCAAATGCCGAGGGTATCCATCGTACCCAGCTCTGGTAGGCTTCCACTTCCTCTGTCATGCCCCTTGCCTTCCAACCCCAAAATGCAGGTTTTTCCTACACACTGCCGAGCTGCAGAGAACAGGGTTGGTTCCTTGGCAGATAGGCTAGAGGCAGATGCAGCTTGAGTGCACTCAGAGGCCCCCACTCACTTTCTCTATCTCCCTCTTTCCATTACTCCCTGAGCTCTGAAATAATTCAGTATGGGAAAAAGCCAAGGAAATTTGGGAAGAAGCACTGCAGTCTTAGCAGCATGATAAGCTTTTTCTGTCCCTATTTCAGAGATAGTCTCCAAATTCTTGGGCTGGGCAGGCTCTGGGGAGAAAGTGGACTGAACAAAACCAGGCTCTTATTACACCTTCAGATCATTGATCCAAAGATGCCCAGGGAGGGTATGTTCCACCATGGGGTTCCCATCCCTGTACCCCCACTGGAGGTGCTGAAACTTGGGGAGCAGATGACCCAGGAAGCCCGAGAGCATCTCTACCTCGTCCTCTTCTTTGACAACAAGCGAACCTGGTAAGGGAAGAGGGGAGCATTTGGTGTGACTCATAGCCAGATGCAACCTTGTGCGGTATGGGGGCAGGCTGCCAGACATCTCAAAGCAACAGATAGACCGAGCTATCACACTATCACAAACCAGTGGGAGAGGGACTTAAGTCTTTGAGCAAAAGGGTTATGTTGACCATGAGGCTAAGAGAGTGAGTGGGCAGCAGCTGACAAACAGCTGTAGCTAGGAACCTGAGGACCATCAGTGACTGTAACAAATACGGGGATAGTTCCCCACTCTGACTCAGATGGCTTCTAGACTTAGTTTTCTCACCTCTGCCTCCATGGTGACAAGATGGGGATAAAGGAGGCATCAACTTCAGGCTTTGAGTCAGTGTTCTGTCACATTTATATATGTAGTCTTTTTGTTAATTGTCTAAGGATATATTTAGTGTCCGTGAAATCTGCCTCGAGCCTATGGGACAGCATAGCTATTTCAGGTTAGGTTAGGGCTACTTCTTCTTGTGCATAAATACCCTGTGGTTACTCCCTAGAATGACTGTTGATTCGACTCTTCATTACTAGACTGAGCAGTTCCTTGGGGGTAGGGACTATGTCTATTGATCTCTGTAACCCTAGTGCCCACCATGGAGCTTGGCCCAGAGAGAGTGCTCAGGGGGtgtttctgaatgaatgaaggagtgaGGAAGGCTGTTAACTTGTTGCTCTCCCTGAGATCATTTATTTGAACCTCACCTCATCCTACAGGCAGTGGCTGCCCAGGACTAAGCTggttcctctgggtgtgaaccagGACCTAGACAAGGAGAAGATGCTGGAGGGCCGGAAGTCCAATATCCGCAAATCAGTGCAGATCGCCTACCACAGGGCTCTGCAGCATCGCAGCAAGGTGCAGGGTGAGCAGAGCAGTGAGACCAGCGACAGTGACTGATACTGTCCAGCACAGCCCAAGCTACAGTGCCCTGTGACCTCTCTCCCCTCTGCTCACTGTCCTGGAGTGGCACTGGCCTCTGCACTGACTCATTCCTGGTCTTGGGGCCAGTCTCAGGGGAAGCTGGGTGGGGTAGGTCCCTCCCATCCTGAGTGCAGCTGGACTGTACAGAACACTCCATGGGCCCATGGTGGCTTTGGGCAAGGATAAAGGCAGTCCCACAGGTCAGAAAGAGCCCCAGAGACCTGATGGCATTGTAGGGCATGGTGGTGGACCAAGGTTAGGACACTGCATAAAACAGGCCATCCCACCACCTCTGCCTGCTCATGCCAGGAGAATCTATAACCGCTAGAGGCCTGGGGCCCCTGCAGGTGGTGAGGTGAGCGGGCATCTACCCAGCCCTAGCAGTGGGACTGATGTCTGTCCAGCCTAGAAGAGGGACACTAGGTGATCCCCTCCCCTGCTATTGTAAATACTGTAATTAACGGAGAATTTAAATTATTCTCATTTGTAACTGCGTTTCCGGGTCGCGCCAGAGTCATTTggtactaaaaaaaagaaaaaaagactgggGCTTGTCCCcactctccttccccttcccataGATCCCTTACCTTTCAAACTGGTTTGTATTtatttcaaaggaagaaaatatattgaTTCTTAGAAAATAAATGGTCTATTTGGAATTCTTGGTTCTTGCCTTCTGCTAGGGTGGAGGGGTTAAAAAAGGAAGGATTTGTCTCCCAGGGATGGTGAATAATTGGACCCAAGTGGTTGCTGGCTGCTGTGCATGCCGCATTTGTGAGACAATGAGAAAGATAACATGATAGCTTCCATTTCCCTTGCACTTATTGAGCGGCAGGTCCTGTGCTAAACACctttagatacatggtttcatgAAATCCTTGCAATAACTATGGAGTAGGGTAATAGGGTGGTCATCCCCACAAAGACATTGGTTTAGAAAAAttgagtaacttgcctaaggtcccACATCTAGGAAGTTGCAGAGTTAGGATTTGAATTTAGGTCTGCTTGTCTGCAAAGCTGGCTCTTAAACCAGGATGCCAACTGCTGGAGGAGTCAATTGCTGATTCCCCCTTGGACTTCAGATGCTTCAACTCCTTTGCCATTAGAATGGTCCAAATGCTTCAGCGTTCACTATAAATGTGATCTTCCCTGTCCCCCCTGCTTTGCTGGGGACAGAACAGGATGTAAAGGGTTGCTTTTCATTCATTCCCAACCTTGGCATCTTCTATAcgattcaaccaatatttattgaaagaacgCCTTCCAAGTGCTAGGTACCTGTCAGGTCTATGCCTACAGAGGAAGAGCCAGTCTCAGGGAGAAGTAATTGCCCAAGGCCTTGCAGCTATTAAGGAGTGGAACTGAGACAGACTGCATTTGTCTCGTGTTGACCCGTGCTCTTGGTACATCGTGCTaggtattgtgggtgggacacaAAAGATCTTGCCGTCAAAAAACTTGCAGTCTAATCATTCGGATATAGTAATTAAAAATCACTATGCTAGAAAGTGAAAAAGGCCCATATAAAGTTCATGTCTCCCTGCCTTTTGTGCCTTTCTTCAAGAAGGGAAGAAATCAGACACTGGCAACTCGACTAGGCGGGCCGCCTCAGGACCACACATTTGTCCTTGGGGACTTTAAAACCCAAGCGTCAATTTAATGAGCTGCTGTTCTGGGCCTCTGGGCCCAGCCTTGGAGGCAGCCCCTACACAGCCCCATTTTGTGGGAGTGTGAAATGGTGGGAGTCTTGTTGAAGGATGCCCTGAGAATGGAGAGAGCAGCTCTGGCAGCTTGATAGCCCTGGTCAGGCCTCTAAAAGACAGTCTGTGAGGAGACCTTGGAAGGAAGCAGCTTAGCGGGAGAGCGCTGAGGACTGAAAATCCTCAGAGACAAACTCTGTGGAGACAGTTCACGAAGGCTCGGAGGGGACGCAGCTGCGTTCGGGCCCGATTCTTGGTGAAGAGGTTCATGAGAGGCGGACAGAGGAGGGCAAATATCTTGAGATTTTTTTGAGGAGTCTCGTGAGGGAAGGCTCTGTGAGGGCGGACAGTCCCTGAAGAATCGAAGGGCTCTGAGGAGAACCGGCACAGGGACCAAGGCTGAGGGCGGACGACCTGCTGCCGAACCGCGGGGCCGCTGAGGCGGGACCCCCTCGACGAGTGAAGACAATCCCTGAGAAGGAAAGGCCAAGCGCTGGCCGTCAGCCCAAATCGCACCAACCGCTTCTGCGCCTCGAAGAGGCCGGCCAATCCACCTCCACGCCCGATGACTCAGGCGCGTCGTACGTCCTCCTCGGATTGGCTGCCTCTGAGCCAAATAGGCGGGTCTTGAGACCTACTTCCGGTAATGGTGAGGTCGGCCGCCGCAGAAGCCGGAAGAACACTCCTGCGCGCGCTTGCAAAAGTCCCGACAGCTCCGGGGACCGTGGCGCGCACCCGGGGGGCGGGGGAACCGAAACATAAGGTGAAGGGAGCGGGACCTACCCCACTAGAGATGCCGGAGGCCttggggcaggaggtggggacAGAGTGGGAGGGGCGGGGCATGCAGGGAGTGGAGGAATTAAATGAAATTGGTCAGGTCTCTGAATAAACTGGCCAAGTGTCGGTGTGCGAGGCCATGAGAGGCGTGGTCTTGTACGAGCTAGGATTTTGGGTGGTGAGAGGCTCTAGCACTGAATGGGCTTGGCCATTTGGGGGCGGGATCTTGTATGGAAATATAAGCCCGCTTCTCTCTGCCCTGTAGCATGGGGCATCGTACTCTGGCCTCCAGCCCGGCCCTCTGGGCCTCCATCCCCTGCCCACGCTCTGAGCTGCGCCTGGACCTGGTTCTGGCTTCTGGACAATCCTTCCGGTGAGTGACCGCACCTCGGAGGCCCCTGCCCTGGGACCCTCGATCCTGGCTCCTCAGCACTGCCTGCCTGGGGTGCGATGGcctattggggtgatgaaagaaACCTCAGGGTACCAAAGAGGAAACCGAAGCCCAGATGGCCTGTACCTCTTTTACTAAGGACAGGTAATAGGCCTTCTGTGCAGTGTTGTGAGGATCAAGCAACATAACTGATGTAAAAGAAAGCACTTTTATTTTGCAGTGAGTAAATTAATTTTGAAAGGGATCAGATGTAGGATGGGAGGGACTTCAAAGGGTGCAGGAAGGGAAATGGAGTACTAGGGCTGCCATGTACCTTGGGGCTCAGGTGGAGGGAGCAAAACCCTGCACACTGGAGTGGCGTGCTGGCAGACCAAGTATGGACGCTGACCCAGACCGAGGAGCAGCTCTACTGCACTGTGTACCGAGGGGACAAGGGCCCGGCTGGCAGGCCCACAGTAGACGAGCTGCAAGCCCTACGCCAGTACTTCCAGCTGGATATCCGCCTGGCACAACTGTATCACCATTGGGGTTCTGTGGACCCCCATTTCCAAAAGGTGGCCCAAAACTTCCAAGGTGAGTACAGGGTCTGGGGGCAAGGGTTAAGGTTCTTGTTCTTTGGTTAAGTTACTTTTGTGActtggttttcccatctgtaaagtcAGGATTATACCTACTTCATAGTGTCTAATGAGAGTAACTATTATTAATACTATTACTAGTAATAGTAATAATGCTATTACTACTGTTACTATATACTGATCACCGTAGTGGAGTGACAATGATATTGAGCCAAaacctggctgtgtgacctgggacagGTATCTCACCTATCCtgcagatatttacagaacatctGCTGTGTGAATGGGGATACAAAATGGGAGGATAACCCGACCCCACAAGATGCTGTGAGGAATGAGAGGCCTGGTTTTGCTTTCTCTAACAAAGCTGTCTCTCATTCTCCTGAGATCCCCCTGGAGCCTTGGTGCCTAGGATCTGAGGATAGGAGGACGCCACTACTGACAGCGGGTGTTTCTCCTACCCTCTGCCTTCTGGCCCCAGGTGTTCGTCTCCTACGACAGGACCCCATCGAGTGCCTTTTCTCCTTTATCTGCTCCTCCAACAACAACATCACCCGCATCACCGGCATGGTAGAGCGGCTCTGCCAGGCCCTCGGACCTCGGCTCATCCAGCTCGATGAGGTCACCTACCAtggcttccccagcctgcagGCCCTGGCTGGTGAGTGGGTGGGTCTGTTGCCCCCAGGACCGCCAACAGCTTTCAGGTTCTGTTCAATTCTTCCCTGGTCACCATCTCCCCTCTCAAAGTTTCGTGCCTTCCTGAACACTGCCCCCAACCACAGTCTCCCTGCCTCCTCTGAACAGCCCCAATTACACTTCATCCTCACTATCCATCTCTGAAACGTCAGCACCTTATTCCTCTGTGCTTTTTGCCCCATGCATTCAATGTCTTCCCAGAAAAACAACTGCCAGCATCTGTATACGGTTCACAGTAGTGTAAGGGTTAAGCACATGGGCACTGGAGACAGATTATCTAGGTTTGAATTCCACCTTTGCCATTTGACCTCCAGCTATGTGCCCTTGGATTTCTTTACCTTTGAAATGGGATAATAATGGCACCTTCTTATCAGAGTTGTCATGAAGGTTGAGGAAAGGGATGAACACTGCACCTTGCACAGTATTTGGCACACTAGGAGTAAGCAGAAAATTCTCTGTAATGAACTCAACGATTTTGCATCCAAGAACACTCCTGTTCTTCACAGCAGCCCTGTGAGGCAATTATTGTACAGGGGCAAGTATACCAGTTGACAGAGGTGAGAACCAAGCAAGAGGAAGTGCTTGGGGCTGCATAGCAAGGAGACAGCCTGCctcaagaaaagagaaagtttTGGTGCCTAGAAACTGAGTCTTGAGTTCGCTGCCAGCTTAGTAGTCATAAGACCTCAAGGAATTTATTCACCTTCCCAAGCTTCTCTTAAGTTGTTTGTAGAATTGGGGATAAGAGTTTCTACCTAGAAGGGAGAATTGAGCAGTCATGAGGCAGTATAGTATAATGGGCCCAAAGCACAGGCATTGGTGTCCCAGGCCTGTGTGCAAATCCCCACATGTCCTTTCTGAAGCAGGTTACTTAACCACTTCTAAGCCCTCCTTTTCTCCacctataaaataggaaaaacagcAGTACTGATCTGAGGGTCCATGAGAAAAGTGAGCATGATAATGCACCTAAGCACATTGCCACCCAGCTCTTAATCATAGAAGCTGTTGCTGTTAGTAGGGTTATTATATTAGATTGTGGATGTGAAAACTTCTTAAAGGGGAAGGATCTCAACCAAGGGGCTGTTCCAGAGCAGTACGACCTCCTCAGTCCCAGCTCTGAGCCCAACACATTGCAATGCTCAGAAGTATTTGTAGAGTGGCAGATCCCAAGCTTTCGTCCTTTCCTTTGCACAAACAAGTGTCTTCTGTCTCCCAgagggtggtggggtgggaggagacgCTCTTAGAAAAGGGCTTCTGGTGGGGTGGAGGCCTCACACACTAGCCTGAGGACGGGGGGAGGACATGAGGGTGCCTGACTCCTGCTCTCTTCCCCGCTCCCCATAGGGCCCGAGGTGGAGGCCCACCTCAGGAAGCTAGGCCTGGGGTACCGTGCCCGATACGTGAGTGCCAGTGCCCGAGCCATCCTAGAAGAACGGGGTGGGCCATCCTGGCTGCAGCAGCTACGTGAGGCCTCCTATGAGGAGGCCCATAAGGCCCTGTGTGCCCTGCCGGGGGTGGGCACCAAGGTGAGGATAGAAGTCAATGTTTTATTAGAGAAACAAGCAGAGGGTATAAAGGACATTCCCCTTTGAATGCATTTTCAGAAAGACCATCTGTTCAGGTGCATATGTCTGCTGCTGTATGTATGCAGAAAGTTCCAGAAGGAATCACAGGAAACCTAATAGTGGTTACCTTTGAGAGACAAATGGGCGatgtttctccttttcattttgttcatt from Choloepus didactylus isolate mChoDid1 chromosome 1, mChoDid1.pri, whole genome shotgun sequence harbors:
- the OGG1 gene encoding N-glycosylase/DNA lyase isoform X2, translating into MGHRTLASSPALWASIPCPRSELRLDLVLASGQSFRWREQNPAHWSGVLADQVWTLTQTEEQLYCTVYRGDKGPAGRPTVDELQALRQYFQLDIRLAQLYHHWGSVDPHFQKVAQNFQGVRLLRQDPIECLFSFICSSNNNITRITGMVERLCQALGPRLIQLDEVTYHGFPSLQALAGG
- the OGG1 gene encoding N-glycosylase/DNA lyase isoform X1: MGHRTLASSPALWASIPCPRSELRLDLVLASGQSFRWREQNPAHWSGVLADQVWTLTQTEEQLYCTVYRGDKGPAGRPTVDELQALRQYFQLDIRLAQLYHHWGSVDPHFQKVAQNFQGVRLLRQDPIECLFSFICSSNNNITRITGMVERLCQALGPRLIQLDEVTYHGFPSLQALAGPEVEAHLRKLGLGYRARYVSASARAILEERGGPSWLQQLREASYEEAHKALCALPGVGTKVADCICLMTLDKPQAVPVDVHVWQIAQRDYGWHPTMTQAKSPSPQANKELGNFFRSLWGPYAGWAQAVLFIADLRQPHHTREPPAKRRKRSKGSEG